ATAGCAATTTTCTGTTATCAAATGCCTGGCTTCTACCACTAGAGCTTCCTCCTGCTCGTCACCGTCACTCTTCATTCTTGCCATTGATTCCAGTAATTCCATCTGGGAGGCCACGAGGTTTTCAACATCAAGAAGCATGATATTGCGCCCTGGAACGGGTTCGTATATACCAGAAATCGACCGATCTCCATCAGATGGCATTGAAAGAATTTTTTCATTGGTTACCGTGAGTATTTCCTGAATTTCATCTATGATCATGCCAAAAATTAAGGCGCTTGTGGCTATTACAAGAATACGACTTGATTCTGTAAGCCCCTTTTCAGAATCATCACCATTAAGAAGAGCGGCAGCATTCATTACTGGAATCGTGCGACCACGTAATTGCAAAGCACCTTCAAGAGAACCGGTTTTAAACATATCATCAATATCGGTGATAAAAGTCAGTTCCCTGGCATTCTCTACGGGAACACCATATTCTCTTCCTCCAGAAGAAAAAATAGTATATCTGGAATACGTCCACTTTTCTGTTGTCTGCAGCGAAGACCCGGAGGTAATAATCGAATCTGTCAGCAAATTTGAATTCTGGAACAGTCTGTTCAGATCAAGAACTTCCAGAGTACGGTGTTGATTGTGCAAAGTGATCAGATCAGAGATGATGTAATTTTCAGATTGTAATGCCGGCTGAATCGGAAGAATATGGGCCTCATCTACTCTAATGACTTCCTTAATATCATCAAAAAGCAGGCCGAATTTTTGATTTGCGAGTATAACCACCGCAATCCTGGCATCTTTATCATATTCCCCAGCCCCTTCGAGACCCATTCGCTTTTTCAGATTGAGTACAGGAATAACGGCATCACGAAGATGCATAATACCTTCGAGAAAAGAGACACTTGCGGGCAGAGGTTGTATTCTTTCCGTCAAAGGTGTTGCCTCTGTTACACTTTCAGCAGCAATGGCTATTTCCAACCCCAGCTCCCGGTCAAGAAGAAATGATGCAAAAAGTTGTTCCGCCATAATCAACACTCCTCCCTTACTGTACCTAACCTTTTGTATTTCGAGTTACCCATGAAACTCAACAAAATTAATACAGTTTTTCAATGGGATAATGCTCATTCAGATTCTTTTTGAATCTGCAAAAGTGATTTTTAAAATACGCCCGATAAAACAGTCACATCTCCAGCTTTAAAAGTGTCAGGCTGAGTTTCAAACGTATTTAATTTGTCTTTATAATCTTCTTGTTCATTAATATGTTACATTGCACATCTTGTTTACAATGGATGCCAGTTCAGCAGTATCCTGATCGATAGCCGTTATATATCGTGGCTTGAGCAAATGGCATTTCGCATTGTCAACCAAGCTGTCATCACCCATTATCAGGATTACCCTAAACGTCTCAAATATTTCCCTGATTTCAATAAGCTCTTTAAAGTCAAGCCAGTTCCCCACATATACAATCACCAGATCACCACTCCGCAAGTGCAGGCTTTCTCTGGTTTTCAACCTCGACCCCCCAGGTAAAATGATCAATTTCTGCAGACCAATGATTGGTCTGAATTTTGACAGACATCTTTTAGCACAGGTCATATAATGACAATGGCCATCACATTTAGAATCTTTCACTGGATAAAAGTAGATGTTCATACGCACTCGGCAATATACCCAAAAGATGTACGGTTAAAATACTTTCCACTTTCAAGTTAAAACGTGTAAAGCACTATCCATGCCAAGAAATATTTTTTCTGCACAAACCGTTAACCTGCTGTTAAAAAAAAAGATTCGCTCAATACATAATCGCCCCTCTCCTGATGTACAATTTTATCTGTCCACAAAAGGGTACACCTGCAAATTTTGTGGACAGATAAAGTGTACAGTCAACCTGCAGTCCTCACACGATAATTAATATCTGTGATTTTGTTGTATAAAAAAGGAGGGGATAAAGCGGAAGAAATAGCTGAAATCGAGCGTATCCTAAATCGGATTTCTCATGAAAATTTTACATCATATTTTTGAATAAGCTGATAAAGGCGGGTTCTGGACAAACCGGAGATTCTGCATGCTTTTGAAATATTATTTTCAGATGCCAACTTAAGCTTTTGAACATAGCTTTTTTCGCACATTTCCTTGTGCTTTCGCCAGGAAGACAGCTCCCGAGATTTTTCTTCAGACAGTTGCTGGGATTCAAATCCCGCGCGAGCCTGTCGAACACGAATTTTCTCTGGTAAATGAATAGCAAAACAGGTGGAGCCAAGAAAAGAAGCTGTGAACACCTGCTCCATGGTTTGGTACAGTTCCCGAACATTTCCAGGCCAATCATACCCCAGCAGAGACTCAAAAAATTCCGGTGCGATTCCTTTAGTATCAAGACCATAACGTTCACAGAGTATATTAATAAAATGTGTGGAAAGCAGTTTGATATCTTCAAGTCTCTCCTTCAGGGGGGAAGCTTAATAGTCACAGCTTGTAATCTGAAGAGAAGATCATCCCTGAACTCATCCCTGGAAACGCATTCTTCTAAATTTCGATTTGTTGCAGCAACCAACCGAAAATCACTGTACTGCTGACTGGAAGATCCTACCGGTCGATACTCATGTTCCTGTAAAAGACGCAAAAATTTCTTCTGGGTATTTAAGGGTAATTCCCCGACTTCATCTAGAAAAAGAGTCCCGCCATCGGCCTGTTTGACCAGTCCGTTCTGTTCTCTGTCCGCTCCGGTAAAAGCCCCTTTTACATGACCAAAAAGTGTGCTCTCAATTAGATTCTCAGGTAATGCGGCACAATCGACTACTACAAAATTTTTATGACAGCGGGAACTGTTTTCATGAATGGCTTTTGCAAAAAGCTCTTTGCCGGTGCCTGTTGCCCCGGCAACAAGGACCGAAACATCACTGGCAGCAGCCTGCGCTACCTGATCAAGACATTTATTTATTGCCGGGCTCGAACCTATGATATTTTTTCGTTTCAGGGCAACCGGGATTTTATTTACCCTCATTTTTTCCTGCCTGTACTGTAGCGCCCTTGTCAGCTGCAGGTTCAGCTCTCTGATCACATGCGGTTTTTCAATATACCCCCAGGCACCACTCAGAACTGCCTTTTCAGCTCCATCCGCCTCCCCCTGCCCGGTTATGATAATAACCTCCGGGCATGACGACGTGTTTTTAAAATGACCAAGAGACTCCAGACCATTTCCATCGGGCAACTGCACATCGAGCAGGACCACATCATAAAAGCACTCTTTACTTTTCTCCAAACCTTCAGCCAGCGTATTGACCATTTCGGCTTTATGCCCTAAACGCATCATTTGATCAACAAGCATCTCGGAAAGCACCAAATCATCATCAATAATCAATATGTCAGCCAAACCCCCGCCCCTTTATGCTCTCTTTGAATTTTTCCCGTACTACACTTTTTTATCTGTCATCTTTATTATAGGTTAGAAAAATAGAGGATGTCAAAGTTGTAGTGATATACAGTTGTAACCTTCCCCAGTTTAGTACCGCAGTAAAATAGAGATTTCCAGTTTGAGTGGGAGCCACGGAGGTGGTTTCTATGAGACGAACAGCATTGTTGGTAGTGTAAAGTATATTGTGTGAATTAAAACAGGCAGAAAACAGCTGAGCCTGGAAGGTTTCAGCCTGCCCTTCGTCGGACATCTAACCCGGATTTCTCATTAAAACAAAGAAAATAGGCTATAAATGTTGTAATATTATCGTAATTCTAAGACGATAACCCAAACAACAAAAATAGCCTATGAAAACAGAATGTACTCAAATTAAAAGCAGATTTCAAGCGCTGGGTAAACGAGAAATCAGAGCAGATTTCGATTGGGGTTCAATCAGTTCCGATGGAGGGGCTCTGCTTCTTCGCGAGGTTGAAAACCGTACAGCAATTGTCAGGCGATTTGCAGAGTGTTTTACAGATTTCCGTGATCCAAGGCGAATAGAACATGATGTTGTTTCGCTGGTATCTCAACGGGTGTTTGGTCTTGCTCTGGGGTATGAGGATCTTAATGATCATGACGAGCTGTCAAAAGATCAAATGCTGGCGGTAGCTGTTGGCAAAAGTGATCCCACAGGCAATGATCGTAAGTCATTAAAAGATAAAGGGAAACCACTCGCCGGAAAGAGTACTCTCAATCGTCTTGAGCTATCAGCTCAGGGTGATCTTTCAGGTAGCATGTACAAGAAGATAGGGCTTGATGAAGAGAAAGTAGACAATCTGTTGGTTGATATTTTTCTCGAGTCAACGCCAATAGCGCCACCGCAGATCATCCTTGATGTCGATGCAACTGACGATCCATTGCACGGCAACCAGGAGGGGCGTTTTTTCCATGGTTACTACAAGGCATACTGCTATTTACCTCTCTACATTTTCTGTGGTGAGCACTTGCTCTGTGCCCGACTGCGCACGGCAGATAATGATGCAGCTTCCAGGACAGTGGAAGAGTTGGCACCGATTGTTGAACGTATTCGTAACAGGTGGCCGAATACCCAAATAGTTGTTCGAGGTGATAGTGGTTTTTGCCGTGAAGAACTGATGAGCTGGTGCGAAGACAATGATGTCGATTTCGTTCTTGGTGTCGCAAAAAAAACAGCCGATTGAAGGCCGAGATAGAAGAAGAAATGGCCTTGGTCAAAGCTCTGTTCCAATGCAGTGGTAATTCATCGCGTGTCTTCAAGGATTTTTGTTGCAGGACCTTGAATACCTGGCGCTGGTATCGGAGAGTTATTGGTAAAGCTGAGTATTTGCCAAAAGGCGAAAATCCTCGGTTTATTGTTACATCGTTGCCAGAGGCACAGTACGACGCGAAGGTTTTATATGAGCAGATATACTGTGCTCTGGGAGACATGGAGAATCGAATCAAAGAGCAGCAGTTAGTGCTCTTTTCCGCGCGAACCAGTACCAGTAAAATGAGGAGCAATCAAATACGGCTCTATTTCTCATCAATCGCATACATTCTGTTGCAAACACTGCGACAGCTCTGTCTGACAGGGACAGAAATGGCAAGGGCTCAATGCGATACTATCAGACTGAAAATATTAAAAATTGGGGCCAAAGTCAAAATCACGGTACGGAAAGTATGGATAAGCCTGGCAACTGGCTATCCGTATAAAGAACTTTGGGATACAATCCTCTACCGATTAGCTGGAATACCCGTGCAAGGCTAAAAAACCGGCTCCGTGAAAAACCATGGCGGAGCTGTGTCTAGAAACACAGGTTTTGGCTTATTTTGCCGAATGAGTAAGGTTTTTGAGCTAGAAATTATCAATATCAGATAGCCGGAAGGTATTTTCAGAGGGTGACACTGGTCCAAAGCTGGCCTGATCTTAAAATGTTGGTCAGCTTTGGATTTGATGAGAAATCCGGGCTAAACCCGAAGAATAGATGGGTGAAGATGTTTTTGCCTCATTTGAGAAGGTGATTCTGGCAAAGATTGGCAAACTCGGAAAAGCCTCTTCTGAGCCAGTTGACAATAGAGGGAAACTGCTTGTTGATGCGACGGTTGCAGAGCAATCGATCAAGTACCCAATGGATCTGAGTTTGCTGGGTGAAGCCAGAGAGATTTCCGAAAACCTGATTGATGAACTGTATGCTCTCAGCGATTACACGAAAAAACCGAGAACCTATCGCCGAAAGGCAAGAAAGCAGTACCTGAGTCTTGCCAAGAACAAAAGGCCGAGTTTGAAGGTTCGTCGCCGAGGCCTCCGCGAGTAGCTTCAATATTTACGAAGGAACCTCAAGCATATCTCATCATTGCTGGATTATCTTGGTAGCAGTCCGTTCCCTCTCCCGCACAAGCTGCAACGGCAATACTGGATCATTCAACCAACGAATCACTGACAGCAGAGAGAGGATACCGATTGAAGGGAAATTTGGTCAGGCCAAGAACGGCTACCGCCTCAACTATATCAGGGTGAAACTTCAGAATACATCTGAGACCTGGATCAATTGTATCTTCCTTGTGATGAACCTGATGGTTCTGTTCAGGGAGTTGTACGAGACGTTGAAAAAATCGTCTCAATTTACTTTTTGCAAGCTAGCTGAGAGGATCTCTACCCGAATATTAGAATTTACTGTCAGATATACAACTCAAAGCCGATGACTACCGATTGGGGCGTGATTTTCTGAGGAGACTCTACCTAGTGCCTGTCCATAAACAGCTGTTTTTGACAGAGGCAAGCAGGAATAATTCTCTTTAACAGCTTCCTCTCCGGCTGCCTTCCGGTTCAAAGCAGATTTTTTTTTCAACATGCTCCAATTTCTGGCCAATGGTCAGGCATCAGGGCACACCTATCCCGCAAACTTTCACATCTCTTCATGGAAAGGATCTCTCAGGCCAATTGATGTCGGGCCATGGTCAGCAGGTTGGCCGACACTATGGACGCCCACACATAGCTTTTGAACGATTCAAATCCTTTCCAGAGACACCGGTCAAGACCGAGGCTCCGTTTCAGCCAGGATATACCGGATTCAATACCTGCGCGGAAATTACGCAACTGCTTATACACCCAGTTGCTGCGGCACATATCCTTCACACGCAGGCCACGACCTTTTGAAAAACAGACGTCCTTCAATCCCTCTTTTGCCATGGCTTTCTTCAGGTTCTCCTGCGAAGAAAATCCTCCATCAAAG
The DNA window shown above is from Desulfomarina profundi and carries:
- a CDS encoding sigma-54-dependent transcriptional regulator; amino-acid sequence: MADILIIDDDLVLSEMLVDQMMRLGHKAEMVNTLAEGLEKSKECFYDVVLLDVQLPDGNGLESLGHFKNTSSCPEVIIITGQGEADGAEKAVLSGAWGYIEKPHVIRELNLQLTRALQYRQEKMRVNKIPVALKRKNIIGSSPAINKCLDQVAQAAASDVSVLVAGATGTGKELFAKAIHENSSRCHKNFVVVDCAALPENLIESTLFGHVKGAFTGADREQNGLVKQADGGTLFLDEVGELPLNTQKKFLRLLQEHEYRPVGSSSQQYSDFRLVAATNRNLEECVSRDEFRDDLLFRLQAVTIKLPP
- a CDS encoding chemotaxis protein CheW, with product MAEQLFASFLLDRELGLEIAIAAESVTEATPLTERIQPLPASVSFLEGIMHLRDAVIPVLNLKKRMGLEGAGEYDKDARIAVVILANQKFGLLFDDIKEVIRVDEAHILPIQPALQSENYIISDLITLHNQHRTLEVLDLNRLFQNSNLLTDSIITSGSSLQTTEKWTYSRYTIFSSGGREYGVPVENARELTFITDIDDMFKTGSLEGALQLRGRTIPVMNAAALLNGDDSEKGLTESSRILVIATSALIFGMIIDEIQEILTVTNEKILSMPSDGDRSISGIYEPVPGRNIMLLDVENLVASQMELLESMARMKSDGDEQEEALVVEARHLITENCYLIFSIGKYFAIELKDVQEIIEQDTLLPVPGANGFDASVFNLRGQVIPVINLRKFYGYPDQSGNENNSKLIICRDGKRVIGLQVDAIITIYKQEQFHATPSLNPQLQPKKDTLDRLIEFIGDKKIKEHLLILNIHNLINNHLRHDPATASHSSTDYQNIEEEKNLLSNTVKRR
- a CDS encoding AAA-type ATPase lid domain-containing protein, coding for MKERLEDIKLLSTHFINILCERYGLDTKGIAPEFFESLLGYDWPGNVRELYQTMEQVFTASFLGSTCFAIHLPEKIRVRQARAGFESQQLSEEKSRELSSWRKHKEMCEKSYVQKLKLASENNISKACRISGLSRTRLYQLIQKYDVKFS